From Schizosaccharomyces pombe strain 972h- genome assembly, chromosome: II, the proteins below share one genomic window:
- the pim1 gene encoding RCC1 family Ran GEF, with product MTSNRSTRSSTKREEVSKNGVEKRELDESDVMKNGKKPVKRAKVSSLPKPVRVPGSAKRINKIPELPTERLNVYVFGSGSMNELGMGEEEMDVVYRPRLNPILSTDKVGVVDLAVGGMHSAALSHDGRVYTWGVNDDYALGRLTKDQKDENGDKVDNDLLEGTPSKVEGALSHLRVTKVICSDNLTAAITDNGCCFTWGTFRCSDGVLGYSDSQKRTAEPTQMRLPEICQLATGTDHIIALTTTGKVYTWGNGQQFQLGRRMLERRRLQGLTPQPLALKNIISVGAGSYHSFAIDNKGRVYAWGLNITRQCGIEVEDEEEGAVITKPTLVDALEGYNVKSITGGEHHTLALLEDGRVLAWGRDDRHQLGIPDNALPETVVKDEKGNNYYLSTPTIIPGLTNVIQVVCGTHHNLAVTSDGKVYSWGSAENYEVGQGDNDEDVAVPTLVRSKAIKEVAIRVAGAGGQFSIIAGIPNASEEPVANGIKSEPENEKKLKTEETSKTDDSPVTDAKPDVTSNGEPSTATSESKDSVLEPSSTTA from the exons ATGACTTCTAATAGAAGTACTAGAAGCTCAACTAAAAGAGAGGAGGTCTCAAAAAATGGGgttgaaaaaagagaattaGATGAATCAGATGTGATGAAAAATGGCAAAAAGCCGGTTAAACGTGCAAAGGTCAGCTCTCTACCCAAACCCGTTCGTGTCCCAGGAAGCGCAAAGCGAATTAATAAGATACCTGAACTACCTACGGAACGATTGAACGTTTACGTCTTTGGAAGCGGTTCCATGAACGAGCTAGGTATGGGcgaagaagaaatggatGTCGTTTATCGTCCTCGTTTGAATCCTATTTTATCTACAGATAAAGTAGGAGTAGTCGATTTGGCTGTTGGCGGCATGCATTCTGCAGCCCTTTCTCATGACGGTCGCGTATACACCTGGGGAGTTAATGATGACTATGCCCTTGGTCGTCTTACTAAGGATCAAAAGGATGAGAATGGAGACAAAGTTGACAATGATTTACTAGAGGGAACTCCTTCTAAGGTCGAAGGTGCTTTATCTCATCTACGCGTTACAAAAGTTATATGTAGCGACAATCTCACTGCAGCAATAACGGACAATGGCTGCTGCTTTACTTGGGGTACTTTCCGT TGTTCCGATGGTGTATTAGGGTATAGCGATTCTCAAAAACGTACAGCTGAACCGACGCAGATGCGACTTCCCGAAATTTGTCAATTAGCTACAGGGACGGACCATATTATTGCCTTGACTACCACAGGAAAAGTATATACATGGGGTAATGGTCAACAGTTTCAACTGGGTAGACGTATGTTAGAACGTCGTCGACTTCAAGGCTTGACTCCTCAACCGttagctttaaaaaatattatttcaGTTGGAGCAGGATCGTATCATTCTTTTGCGATTGACAACAAAGGACGCGTTTATGCTTGGGGCTTAAATATAACCAGACAATGTGGAATAGAGgtagaagatgaagaagaaggcGCCGTTATTACAAAGCCTACACTCGTTGATGCTTTAGAAGGATATAATGTTAAGTCTATTACAGGTGGTGAACATCATACCCTAGCCTTACTTGAAGATGGGAGAGTGTTAGCCTGGGGTCGAGATGATCGTCATCAATTAGGAATTCCGGATAATGCACTTCCAGAAACAGTAgttaaagatgaaaaggGAAACAATTACTACTTGTCAACCCCTACTATAATCCCAGGACTTACTAATGTTATACAGGTCGTGTGTGGTACCCATCACAACTTGGCTGTTACCTCAGATGGTAAGGTTTATTCATGGGGATCTGCTGAAAACTACGAGGTTGGTCAAGGTGATAATGATGAAGATGTAGCTGTTCCTACATTAGTTCGTTCCAAGGCAATCAAGGAAGTGGCGATCCGTGTAGCGGGTGCAGGTGGTCAATTTTCCATCATTGCTGGTATTCCCAACGCTTCCGAAGAGCCAGTTGCAAATGGCATAAAAAGCGAACccgaaaatgaaaaaaaattaaaaaccGAAGAAACTTCCAAAACGGATGACTCTCCCGTTACTGATGCAAAGCCCGATGTCACCTCTAACGGCGAACCATCTACCGCTAC
- the ppk29 gene encoding Ark1/Prk1 family protein kinase Ppk29 yields MSVASFLTGEKLLAGSKFVIGKYNVTIEKYIAEGGFSHVYLVQTNSKTDGSPITAVLKRMYSPDENALRFVKTEIETMELLKSNPHVVSYIDSCIFPLEKAGVNTGFEILLLMEYCAGGGLIDFMNQRLQTRLSEHEVLKIISDIVQGVASLHYLRPPLIHRDLKVENVLLSFNTFKLCDFGSVTEPMHAAENSSEIQALEKSINTFTTYQYRAPEMINLYSGLGIDEKSDMWALGVLLYKLCYYTTPFETQGPNAILTASYSFPPFPPYSHSLKNVIIALLQPNPCLRPNIFQLMCEICRLRGTALPFRDIYSGRESSFYDLHNRKIMSLLRQTTTTPFAGNQVMPTPQVQGSRPPPPPPMPAPIYNVPNVPTVPTVSPNPFLQPTFSGTSQASAHPSIHSQSATFNNTQDVNRQSVSSPKVVSSSSVTGSGASGRKVYTPQSKNPFPISQGVTGTSSKFSASEVTEDNGSPNAGLDADNVDVEEVVNQRYPDLNELESQLTSHTNITTSSHHNPREQEIAKLADDAFASFRQTAGTSTANSTHTTGTQDISAFDTNFSEGVGSVRSSFDFPDRPVSRRPSSTSRSSVKITGPSSPNARSMAYEQHSFNLDDLSNTNFGSNNSLRHAKSFSKYYSPSHKDSNKTSRNTSKEGLPSSPTMLYRTTSNTRGDYIVQRTQQSANPLTNIEPQDMSNLSTDINASDVVADSTNSILYPTSTASSVANTIASDVDDFGTFNGLQRTVSLHSERASLDKKRPSFHDKNPYFKFSPSKYVDEGLEGESELRERVRSYANRSSSSFHNPDLTDTEIQETSFNNDLRPVASIQSAETSRSVSDRPANFPEELNDTLFEQKYPGIVDYEEPNSNAEKNVNI; encoded by the exons ATGTCTGTTGCATCCTTTCTCACGGGCGAAAAGCTTCTAGCAGGATCCAAGTTTGTAATTGGAAAATACAATGTTACTATCGAAAAGTACATAGCCGAAG GCGGCTTTTCTCATGTATATCTTGTTCAAACAAATTCCAAAACTGATGGATCACCGATAACTGCTGTTTTGAAACGCATGTATTCTCCAGACGAGAATGCCCTGCGTTTCGTGAAAACTGAAATCGAAACGATG GAACTACTCAAATCCAATCCCCACGTGGTTTCGTATATCGACTCCTGCATATTTCCTCTCGAGAAAGCGGGTGTCAACACTGGATTTGAAATCCTGCTTTTGATGGAATACTGCGCTGGGGGTGGATTGATAGATTTTATGAATCAAAGGTTACAAACTCGGTTGTCAGAGCATGAAgtcttaaaaattatttcagATATTGTACAGGGTGTTGCTTCCTTACACTATCTGAGACCTCCTCTCATTCATCGCGATCTGAAAGTAGAAAATGTTTTGCTAAGCtttaatacttttaaattgtGCGATTTTGGAAGTGTGACTGAGCCAATGCATGCTGCTGAAAACTCTAGCGAAATTCAAGCATTAGAAAAAAGTATCAACACATTTACTACCTACCAATATCGTGCCCCTGAGATGATTAATTTGTATTCAGGCTTAGGAATTGATGAGAAAAGTGACATGTGGGCTTTAGGAGTCTTGTTATACAAACTCTGTTACTATACAACTCCTTTTGAAACACAAGGTCCTAACGCTATATTAACAGCTTCATATTCCTTCCCCCCATTTCCTCCTTATTCACATTCTCTTAAAAATGTCATCATCGCTTTACTTCAGCCGAATCCTTGTCTTCgtccaaatatttttcagtTGATGTGTGAGATATGTCGTCTTAGAGGGACGGCTTTACCTTTTAGGGATATATACAGTGGAAGAGAGTCGTCTTTTTATGATTTGCATAACCGGAAAATAATGTCTTTGCTTCGAcaaacaacaacaacacCGTTTGCTGGAAACCAAGTCATGCCGACTCCACAGGTTCAGGGCTCAAGACCTCCCCCTCCTCCTCCTATGCCAGCTCCTATCTATAACGTACCAAATGTGCCGACTGTACCAACCGTTTCCCCTAATCCATTTTTGCAACCTACTTTCTCTGGCACTTCTCAAGCTAGTGCACATCCTTCTATCCACAGCCAATCCGCAACATTTAACAACACTCAAGATGTGAACAGACAGAGTGTTTCGTCTCCGAAGGTTGTTTCATCAAGTTCTGTAACTGGCTCAGGAGCTAGTGGTCGCAAAGTCTACACACCTCAAAGTAAGAATCCCTTCCCAATATCTCAGGGAGTCACGGGAacatcttcaaaattttctgCTAGCGAGGTTACAGAAGATAATGGTTCACCAAACGCCGGACTCGATGCCGATAACGTTGACGTTGAGGAAGTTGTTAACCAGCGTTATCCTGATCTAAATGAGTTGGAGTCACAGCTTACTAGTCATACTAATATTACGACTAGTTCTCATCATAACCCTAGGGAACAAGAGATAGCAAAATTGGCTGATGATGCATTCGCTAGTTTCCGTCAGACAGCTGGTACTTCAACCGCAAATAGTACTCATACCACTGGTACTCAGGATATATCTGCCTTTGATACAAATTTTTCGGAAGGGGTTGGTAGCGTAAGgtcttcttttgatttcCCTGATCGTCCAGTATCTAGACGACCTTCAAGCACTTCTAGGTCGTCTGTTAAAATTACTGGACCTTCGAGCCCCAATGCGCGTTCTATGGCTTATGAGCAACACTCCTTTAACCTTGATGATTTGAGTAATACTAATTTTGGTTCTAATAATTCTCTTAGACATGCCAAAtcattttccaaatattaTTCACCTTCTCATAAAGATTCGAACAAAACTTCCAGAAACACATCTAAAGAGGGGCTCCCCTCCAGTCCTACTATGCTCTATCGTACAACATCTAATACTAGAGGTGACTATATCGTTCAACGCACACAACAGTCTGCCAATCCTTTGACAAATATCGAACCCCAAGATATGTCAAACCTTAGTACTGATATTAATGCTTCTGACGTTGTTGCCGATTCAACCAACTCTATTCTTTATCCTACTTCGACCGCGTCTTCTGTTGCCAACACTATTGCCTCCGATGTTGACGACTTTGGAACTTTTAATGGTTTACAAAGAACCGTGAGTTTACATAGTGAGCGGGCAAGTCTTGACAAGAAGCGTCCTTCTTTTCATGACAAAAATCCgtactttaaattttctccAAGCAAGTATGTTGACGAAGGATTGGAAGGTGAAAGTGAATTAAGAGAGCGTGTACGAAGTTATGCTAACCGCTCAAGTTCAAGTTTCCATAATCCAGATTTAACAGACACAGAAATTCAAGAGACGTCTTTTAATAACGATTTGAGGCCTGTAGCTTCTATTCAAAGTGCAGAAACCTCCAGAAGCGTAAGTGATAGACCTGCAAATTTTCCAGAGGAATTAAACGACACGTTATTTGAGCAAAAATATCCGGGAATTGTTGATTACGAGGAACCCAATTCGAATGCAGAAAAGAACGTTAATATTTGA